A genomic segment from uncultured Marinifilum sp. encodes:
- a CDS encoding type IX secretion system membrane protein PorP/SprF: MRKAILVLGVLLLAFFQGKAQQLPLYSQYVENGFLLNPAMAGSRMYSPLRLSIRQQWAGVEGAPETQALSFNKNFGDKCINCNVMGNPLARRNKQRGVGIGGYFFNDKYGAVSRTGLELSYAYHLQLTKRKLGRSATKLSFGLGGLFYQYRFDGKDIPVNDPLYTGTDEVSYVPDANFGAYLYNDDYFVGVSAVHLFQSAVKLGDNHINDDLMMRHFYATAGYTFHLMDLVDLEPSVIVRKTLDSDVYYDLSMKLYINHFWMSASYRTNDQIVGMIGVSYNQYYIGYSYDHYSNNLIADSSDGTHEITIGINFDIPNKMKRESRLRERRAADRNFSKTKTQRFKRQSKSYIFF, from the coding sequence ATGAGAAAAGCAATACTTGTTTTAGGAGTCCTCTTATTGGCCTTTTTTCAAGGAAAAGCCCAACAATTGCCACTGTATAGTCAATATGTGGAGAATGGTTTTTTACTTAATCCGGCAATGGCTGGGAGTAGAATGTATTCCCCATTGCGACTAAGTATAAGACAACAGTGGGCAGGAGTAGAAGGAGCCCCGGAAACACAAGCCTTAAGTTTTAACAAAAATTTTGGCGATAAGTGTATAAATTGTAACGTAATGGGTAATCCTTTGGCAAGAAGGAATAAACAACGTGGAGTTGGTATTGGAGGTTATTTTTTTAACGATAAGTATGGAGCCGTTTCCCGAACAGGTTTAGAGCTTTCTTATGCCTACCATTTACAGCTAACAAAACGAAAACTGGGCCGATCGGCTACAAAATTATCCTTTGGTTTAGGCGGATTGTTTTATCAATATCGTTTCGATGGGAAAGATATCCCGGTAAACGACCCTTTATATACCGGAACAGATGAGGTTTCTTATGTGCCGGATGCTAATTTTGGAGCTTATTTGTATAACGATGATTACTTTGTGGGAGTTTCGGCTGTGCATCTTTTTCAGTCGGCAGTAAAATTAGGCGATAATCATATTAATGATGACCTTATGATGCGACATTTTTATGCCACAGCTGGTTATACCTTCCATTTAATGGATTTGGTGGATCTTGAACCTTCAGTAATTGTGCGCAAAACGCTCGATTCGGATGTGTATTATGACCTTTCTATGAAATTATATATCAACCATTTCTGGATGTCGGCATCCTATCGTACCAACGATCAAATAGTGGGTATGATTGGAGTTAGTTACAACCAATATTACATTGGATATTCTTATGATCATTACTCCAATAACCTTATTGCCGATAGTAGCGATGGAACTCACGAAATTACTATAGGAATTAACTTCGATATCCCAAATAAGATGAAACGGGAATCTCGTTTGCGCGAAAGACGTGCTGCCGATAGAAATTTTAGCAAAACAAAAACGCAGCGATTTAAAAGACAAAGTAAGAGTTATATATTCTTTTAA
- a CDS encoding endonuclease, producing MRFIFFLFLVISSQFVFSQSIIEGREEHKRGDLRILFYNVENCFDCFDDSLKIDNEFLPDGLRHWTWKKYKQKTNKIAKVIMAAGGWQFPDLIGLCEIENRFALNGIFKNTPLKNINYQIIHKESPDRRGIDVALIYQPEVFKPIDTTFIPLIYKGENISTTREILYVKGKLRSSDTIHIFVNHWPSRWGGQLESENKRISAAHLLRNKIDSILQTNFKANLLIMGDFNDYPGNESIKNILKAEAPEGILSDNNLYNLAFQFENKGGIASHKYQGKWGMLDQFMVSGTLLNRKAILYCDVEGMSIFAPDFLLETDETYFGIKPFRTFMGYKFHGGYSDHLPIILDFWRQ from the coding sequence ATGAGATTTATATTTTTTTTGTTTCTAGTAATATCAAGCCAATTTGTTTTTTCTCAATCAATAATAGAAGGAAGAGAAGAGCATAAAAGAGGCGATTTAAGAATACTTTTTTATAATGTAGAGAATTGCTTCGATTGTTTTGATGATAGCCTTAAAATAGACAATGAATTCCTTCCCGATGGACTTAGACATTGGACCTGGAAGAAGTACAAGCAAAAAACAAATAAAATAGCTAAAGTTATAATGGCAGCAGGAGGATGGCAGTTTCCCGATTTAATTGGTTTGTGCGAGATTGAAAATCGCTTTGCTTTAAATGGGATTTTTAAAAATACTCCATTAAAAAATATTAATTACCAGATAATTCATAAAGAATCGCCCGATAGAAGAGGAATTGATGTAGCCTTAATTTATCAGCCCGAAGTTTTTAAGCCGATTGATACCACTTTTATTCCCTTAATTTATAAAGGGGAAAATATATCTACAACACGAGAAATTTTATATGTGAAAGGTAAATTACGATCATCCGATACCATTCATATTTTTGTAAATCACTGGCCTTCGCGTTGGGGTGGACAGTTAGAATCAGAGAATAAACGAATTTCAGCAGCTCATTTGTTAAGAAATAAGATCGACTCAATTCTACAAACCAATTTCAAAGCCAATTTGCTTATTATGGGCGATTTTAATGATTATCCGGGAAACGAATCCATTAAAAATATATTAAAAGCAGAGGCTCCTGAGGGAATTTTATCTGATAATAACTTGTATAATCTGGCTTTTCAGTTCGAGAATAAAGGAGGTATTGCCAGTCATAAGTATCAGGGAAAATGGGGGATGCTCGATCAATTTATGGTATCGGGAACCCTTCTTAACAGAAAGGCAATTTTATATTGCGATGTTGAGGGGATGAGTATTTTCGCTCCCGATTTTTTATTGGAAACAGATGAAACCTATTTTGGAATAAAACCATTTAGAACCTTTATGGGATATAAGTTTCACGGTGGATATAGCGATCATCTTCCAATAATTCTCGATTTTTGGAGACAATAA
- the trxA gene encoding thioredoxin has translation MKKLILLVLVAIVGANIFAQASSDYKVIHLNDTSFKEKIFDFENSKDWVFKGDKPVIVDFYATWCGPCKRIAPVLKNLQKQYGDDIQIYKVDTDQSPIVSAAFGIKSIPSLLFIPMKGKPTMAQGALPQETLVKAIKDVLGVEAPESLK, from the coding sequence ATGAAAAAGTTGATATTACTAGTATTAGTCGCTATTGTAGGTGCTAATATTTTTGCTCAAGCAAGTTCCGACTATAAGGTTATTCATTTGAATGATACCAGTTTTAAGGAGAAAATTTTCGATTTTGAAAATAGTAAGGATTGGGTATTTAAAGGAGATAAACCCGTAATAGTTGACTTTTATGCAACTTGGTGTGGACCTTGTAAGAGAATTGCTCCTGTCTTAAAGAATTTACAGAAGCAATATGGTGATGATATCCAAATTTATAAAGTGGATACCGATCAATCGCCAATAGTTTCTGCTGCATTTGGAATTAAAAGTATTCCAAGTTTATTGTTTATTCCTATGAAAGGAAAACCAACAATGGCACAGGGTGCTTTACCACAGGAAACTTTGGTAAAAGCCATAAAAGATGTCTTAGGTGTAGAAGCACCTGAATCATTAAAATAG
- a CDS encoding gliding motility-associated C-terminal domain-containing protein, whose amino-acid sequence MGTPSTVSLEITSNNVKCFGQEDGIVVAKVKDNATGNYPDFTFFWEDEDGNTPDKITTDTDNWTSKALDLAPGKYYVKVADVKKCEFDTIVNIFDAYELLIDKIDTTSLTCYTVPSGEINIEASGGTGNLSYYLDEKLQADENIGGLFSGDYKVYVQDENNCTSDTLDVSIDSKPKMELSLSGSNILCFGDTNGEINPVVSGGVPEYSYAWTGPGGFSSTGSNLTGLSGGLYELTVTDKLGCTTLGEQEIEEPLELIASELVVEPANCHGESTGEIFVVGGQGTQPYRYLLDGKEDVTGIFDSLAPENYALRIVDAHGCIYDKDIEVSEPNEVGFLVDDKVLPSCEQNEDGIIHITPYGGNEGYSFAWTGPKDYKSYQQNIENLIAGKYALQITDKKNCTSIDSVDLNLGLTLQVGLVVEQHVKVAGGNDGILAIELIEGKPPYTYTLNGPSGVVSSPDLVEDNYYLIENLSAGVYTIIATDISGCATVEKSVIIEEPNSLDVYIKQIMPVGCVDASDGELKAIVAGGSGTYTYSWTGPDGYSGSGESISGLSAGTYSVTVISDGNSASASFDLLPADPIIVSVSSVKNVSCYQAADGEIELSVDVGDVDYTIEWTSDNGFLSSAKHVLDLEPGTYNYVVSTVAGCSVSGSQNITEPMPLNLTVTPTDISIEGERDGELGASFGNGTSPYTVMVSGPNGYSFSDEGNTSGSISIDGLEMGIYEVVVIDANGCRIEDAKKVHEPLKLLVYTTSITHVTCPGGNDGAISIGIDDESDPANLSFSWEADNYFRSNNKDISNLEAGTYRLTVYDSGGDPGYEEQTIIVIVEEPDVLSIDYNTENISCSEMTDGYINIQAQGGTPGYTFSWTGTGVEPNNEDQNNLVPGIYTVYITDVNNCVSEPIDIEITEPPKLNVTASGMGEPTCYGDEDGWIQLDISDGTEPYIIEWDNYGSVTQRIDGLEDGIYHYNIIDANGCVESNEVELTEPDSLIAEILDYEDVECAGESSGRAYVDISGGTADYEILWSDGHDGQELSNMFAGRYEVKVTDSHGCKDTSSVEIFEPAPLNLGVEAIRPTTYESMDGGLSVKVEGGVPDYVINWVDQDLNFYNGDKLEDLERGVYELTITDKNNCVLDSTITLEYLFERRIKIPKAFTPNADGYNDNWDIERIEFIQDLKIIIYDRWGKAVYVFSGTGNEYKGEPWTGVDGSQKLPIGSYYYAVTADEEKPIIGTVTILR is encoded by the coding sequence TTGGGAACTCCATCTACCGTTTCTTTGGAAATTACATCTAATAATGTAAAATGTTTTGGACAGGAAGATGGTATTGTTGTTGCTAAAGTAAAAGATAATGCCACTGGAAATTATCCCGATTTTACTTTTTTCTGGGAAGATGAAGATGGAAACACTCCAGATAAAATTACAACAGATACTGATAACTGGACAAGTAAAGCTCTAGACCTTGCACCTGGAAAATATTACGTTAAGGTTGCCGATGTAAAAAAATGTGAGTTCGATACAATAGTAAATATTTTCGATGCTTATGAATTGTTAATAGATAAAATTGATACTACAAGTTTGACTTGTTATACAGTTCCAAGCGGAGAAATTAATATTGAAGCATCGGGTGGAACAGGAAATTTATCTTACTATTTAGATGAGAAATTACAAGCTGATGAAAATATCGGTGGATTATTTTCCGGTGACTATAAAGTGTATGTTCAGGATGAAAATAATTGTACAAGCGATACGCTTGATGTAAGTATAGATTCGAAACCAAAAATGGAACTTTCATTAAGCGGATCAAATATTCTTTGCTTTGGAGATACCAATGGAGAAATAAATCCAGTTGTAAGTGGCGGTGTTCCAGAATATTCGTATGCATGGACAGGTCCGGGAGGATTTTCTTCTACAGGATCTAATCTTACAGGATTATCTGGAGGATTGTATGAACTTACAGTTACTGATAAGCTTGGTTGTACTACCTTGGGAGAGCAGGAAATTGAAGAGCCCTTGGAACTTATTGCCTCTGAGTTAGTTGTAGAACCGGCTAATTGTCATGGTGAGTCTACTGGTGAAATATTTGTAGTGGGAGGACAGGGTACTCAACCATACAGGTATCTGCTTGATGGTAAGGAAGATGTTACTGGAATATTCGATAGTTTAGCCCCTGAGAATTACGCATTACGAATCGTTGATGCCCATGGGTGTATATACGACAAGGATATTGAAGTGTCGGAGCCTAACGAAGTAGGATTTTTAGTTGATGATAAAGTTTTACCTTCTTGCGAACAAAATGAAGATGGAATTATTCATATTACACCTTATGGTGGAAACGAAGGTTATTCATTTGCATGGACCGGACCTAAGGATTATAAATCATATCAGCAAAATATAGAAAATTTGATTGCTGGGAAATATGCCTTACAAATTACCGATAAGAAAAACTGTACTTCAATAGATTCTGTTGATTTGAATTTAGGTCTTACTCTTCAGGTTGGTTTAGTTGTAGAACAACATGTTAAAGTGGCAGGTGGGAACGATGGAATTTTGGCCATAGAATTAATCGAAGGTAAACCTCCATATACCTATACTCTAAACGGACCAAGTGGTGTAGTAAGTAGTCCCGATTTAGTTGAAGATAATTATTATTTAATAGAAAATTTAAGTGCAGGTGTTTATACCATTATTGCAACAGATATTTCGGGATGCGCAACTGTAGAAAAATCAGTAATTATAGAAGAACCAAACTCTTTAGATGTTTATATTAAACAGATTATGCCTGTTGGTTGTGTCGATGCTTCCGATGGTGAACTTAAAGCCATTGTTGCTGGTGGTTCTGGAACTTATACTTACTCATGGACTGGACCCGATGGATATAGTGGTAGTGGGGAAAGCATATCTGGTTTATCAGCAGGCACTTATAGTGTTACGGTAATTAGTGATGGAAATTCTGCAAGTGCTAGTTTTGATTTATTGCCTGCCGATCCAATTATAGTTAGTGTAAGTAGTGTTAAAAATGTTTCGTGTTATCAGGCTGCCGATGGTGAAATAGAACTTTCGGTTGATGTAGGTGATGTTGATTATACCATAGAGTGGACTAGCGACAATGGATTTTTATCATCAGCTAAGCATGTATTAGATTTAGAACCTGGTACTTATAATTATGTTGTAAGCACAGTTGCCGGATGTAGTGTTTCTGGTAGCCAGAATATTACAGAGCCTATGCCTCTTAATTTAACTGTAACTCCTACCGATATTAGTATTGAAGGTGAGCGAGATGGAGAGTTAGGTGCTAGTTTTGGAAATGGTACTTCGCCTTATACTGTTATGGTTTCAGGTCCTAACGGATATTCTTTTTCCGATGAAGGAAATACCAGTGGTAGTATTTCTATAGATGGTCTAGAAATGGGAATTTACGAAGTTGTTGTTATCGATGCTAACGGCTGTAGAATAGAAGACGCTAAAAAAGTACACGAACCACTTAAGTTACTGGTATATACAACAAGTATTACCCATGTTACATGTCCGGGTGGCAACGATGGTGCCATAAGCATTGGTATTGATGATGAGAGTGATCCTGCAAATTTATCTTTCTCGTGGGAAGCTGACAATTATTTTAGAAGTAATAATAAGGATATCAGTAATTTAGAGGCCGGAACATACCGATTAACAGTATACGATTCAGGTGGTGATCCTGGGTACGAAGAACAAACAATTATTGTTATTGTCGAGGAACCTGATGTATTATCTATTGATTATAATACCGAGAATATTTCTTGTTCGGAAATGACTGATGGATATATTAATATTCAGGCACAAGGAGGAACACCAGGTTATACTTTTAGTTGGACAGGTACAGGTGTTGAACCTAATAATGAAGACCAAAATAATCTTGTGCCCGGAATCTATACCGTTTATATAACAGATGTAAATAACTGTGTTTCCGAACCTATAGATATTGAAATTACAGAACCACCTAAGTTAAATGTTACAGCTTCGGGTATGGGTGAGCCTACTTGTTATGGTGATGAAGATGGTTGGATACAGCTTGATATTTCCGATGGAACCGAACCTTATATTATCGAATGGGATAATTATGGAAGTGTGACTCAACGTATTGATGGATTGGAAGATGGTATATATCATTATAATATTATTGATGCTAATGGCTGTGTTGAAAGTAACGAAGTTGAACTAACTGAACCAGATAGCTTAATAGCAGAAATTCTTGATTATGAAGATGTAGAATGTGCAGGAGAATCTTCTGGTCGTGCCTATGTTGATATATCAGGAGGAACTGCCGATTATGAAATTTTATGGTCCGACGGACACGATGGACAAGAGCTTTCGAATATGTTTGCCGGTAGATACGAAGTTAAGGTTACCGATTCTCATGGTTGTAAAGATACTTCGAGTGTGGAAATATTCGAACCAGCCCCACTTAATTTGGGTGTTGAGGCGATTAGACCAACTACCTACGAATCAATGGATGGTGGCTTGAGTGTAAAAGTTGAAGGTGGCGTGCCAGATTATGTGATTAATTGGGTAGATCAGGATCTTAATTTTTACAATGGCGATAAGCTGGAAGATTTGGAAAGAGGGGTTTATGAACTAACAATTACAGATAAAAATAATTGTGTGCTAGACTCAACAATTACCCTCGAATATCTGTTCGAACGAAGAATAAAGATACCAAAGGCTTTTACACCAAATGCCGATGGCTACAATGATAACTGGGATATTGAGCGAATCGAATTTATTCAAGATCTTAAAATTATAATTTATGATAGATGGGGAAAAGCTGTTTATGTATTCAGTGGTACAGGTAACGAATATAAGGGAGAGCCGTGGACTGGAGTGGATGGAAGTCAGAAATTGCCAATCGGATCATACTATTATGCAGTTACGGCCGATGAAGAGAAGCCAATAATTGGAACAGTAACCATTTTAAGATAA
- a CDS encoding HD domain-containing protein, with amino-acid sequence MGINNDLCRSSDNIKVKEHLKHPIFSIISEIVSKENLESYVIGGFVRDIFLQRESKDIDVVVIGSGIELAQQVATKAGKPKISIFKNFGTAMLKFKDLEIEFVGARKESYNRNSRNPIVENGSLEDDQKRRDFTINALALSLHKDNFGELLDPFGGINDLKSKIIKTPMDPMVTFSDDPLRMMRAIRFATQLNFKISDETFAAIKENRERIHIISKERIIDELNKIVMSDKPSIGFKLLEECGLLKLIFPEFQKLKGRETKNGISHKDNFYHTLEVLDQLVPNSDKLWLRWAALLHDIAKPNTKKFVKGIGWTFHAHNFIGEKMIPRIFKNMKLPLNEKMKFVQKMVLLHMRPIVLAQEEVTDSAIRRLLFDAGDDIDDLMKLCEADITSKNEEKVKRFLDNFQLVRTKLKEVEEKDAIRNFQPPIDGQEIIDTFNLSPCRMIGDIKIAIKDAILDGIIPNEREAAYQYMIKKGEELGLKPVKNSK; translated from the coding sequence ATGGGAATTAATAACGACCTATGCAGGTCATCTGACAATATAAAAGTGAAAGAGCATTTAAAACATCCTATATTTTCAATCATATCAGAAATAGTAAGCAAAGAAAATTTGGAAAGCTATGTGATTGGAGGTTTTGTAAGAGATATATTTTTACAACGAGAATCGAAAGACATTGATGTTGTTGTAATAGGCAGTGGAATAGAACTTGCCCAACAAGTTGCGACAAAAGCTGGTAAGCCTAAGATTTCTATTTTTAAGAACTTTGGCACTGCTATGCTAAAGTTTAAAGATTTGGAAATTGAATTTGTAGGTGCAAGAAAAGAATCTTACAATAGAAATTCCAGAAATCCAATTGTTGAAAATGGCAGTTTGGAAGATGATCAAAAACGCCGGGATTTTACCATTAATGCATTGGCACTTAGCTTGCATAAGGATAATTTTGGAGAACTTCTCGATCCTTTTGGTGGAATTAATGACTTAAAGAGCAAAATCATTAAAACCCCAATGGATCCAATGGTTACTTTTTCGGACGATCCTTTAAGAATGATGCGTGCAATTCGTTTTGCTACTCAGCTAAACTTTAAAATATCGGATGAAACTTTTGCTGCTATAAAGGAAAACCGAGAACGAATTCATATCATTTCTAAAGAAAGAATTATTGATGAGTTGAATAAAATTGTAATGTCCGACAAACCATCGATAGGTTTTAAACTACTGGAAGAATGTGGTTTATTAAAACTAATTTTTCCAGAATTTCAAAAACTAAAAGGACGGGAAACTAAAAATGGAATTAGTCATAAAGATAACTTCTACCACACTCTTGAAGTATTGGATCAACTGGTACCTAATTCTGACAAACTTTGGTTGAGATGGGCTGCTCTGCTTCATGACATTGCCAAACCTAATACAAAGAAATTTGTGAAAGGCATTGGCTGGACTTTTCATGCCCACAATTTTATAGGAGAAAAAATGATTCCCCGTATTTTTAAGAATATGAAATTGCCTCTGAACGAAAAAATGAAATTTGTTCAGAAAATGGTTCTTCTTCACATGCGCCCCATTGTTTTAGCACAAGAAGAAGTTACCGACTCGGCAATTCGACGTTTACTTTTCGATGCAGGAGATGATATTGACGATTTAATGAAACTATGTGAAGCCGATATAACCTCGAAAAACGAAGAAAAAGTAAAACGTTTTCTTGATAATTTTCAGTTGGTACGCACCAAACTAAAAGAAGTAGAAGAGAAAGATGCAATTCGTAATTTTCAACCACCCATTGATGGTCAGGAGATAATAGACACATTTAATTTGTCGCCCTGCCGAATGATTGGAGATATTAAAATTGCAATAAAAGATGCAATTTTAGACGGAATAATTCCTAATGAAAGGGAAGCTGCTTATCAATATATGATCAAAAAAGGAGAAGAACTGGGACTAAAACCCGTTAAAAACAGCAAATAA
- a CDS encoding monomeric [FeFe] hydrogenase, which yields MAYVDNTMIIRRDLLSRMAELFNEGNFTEQLDRIPLEMAPRRKQDLDRCCVFKERVIIKEKIIPLLGFDLEDDRDELKTLSSYAKEALERKDPINKILTVVDEACTSCVKNSYIVTNLCKGCVAHPCMMNCPKEAISWNANGQAQINPKTCINCGICMSVCPYHSIIYMPVPCENACPVGAISKDEYGIEQIDEEKCIDCGKCITACPFGSIMENSQIVDVMKSLKDEETEIVAIAAPAVIGQFKSTTESVLGAIKQLGFTDVLEVAKGANTTTVKEADELLERLERKDPFMTTSCCPAYISAVEKHIPEIAKYVSETKSPMYYSAELARKQYPNAKIVFIGPCIAKRREGMKDPNVDYVMTFEELSALFTGWKVEITKENPISLDKSILNHGRAYAASGGVAQSVLEVKPYVNIKPVIVNGLDKKKIKMLKAFGKTGKTSGNFIEVMACEGGCIAGPSSNFDAKTGSKLYEKNLASLIESLED from the coding sequence ATGGCCTACGTCGACAATACCATGATTATCAGAAGAGATCTGTTATCAAGAATGGCAGAACTTTTTAATGAAGGTAATTTTACGGAACAATTGGATAGAATCCCCTTGGAAATGGCTCCTCGCCGCAAGCAGGATCTTGATCGTTGTTGTGTTTTTAAAGAACGTGTTATTATTAAAGAAAAAATAATTCCTCTTTTAGGCTTCGATTTAGAGGATGACAGAGATGAATTAAAAACTTTATCTTCCTATGCAAAGGAAGCATTAGAAAGAAAAGATCCAATAAATAAAATTCTTACTGTTGTAGATGAAGCATGTACTTCTTGTGTAAAAAATTCCTACATAGTAACCAACCTTTGTAAAGGTTGTGTTGCGCATCCATGTATGATGAACTGCCCGAAAGAAGCCATTAGTTGGAATGCAAACGGTCAAGCTCAAATTAATCCAAAAACCTGTATTAATTGCGGTATTTGTATGAGCGTTTGTCCTTATCACTCTATAATTTATATGCCAGTACCTTGCGAAAATGCCTGTCCTGTAGGAGCAATTTCGAAAGACGAATACGGTATTGAGCAAATCGATGAAGAAAAATGTATCGACTGTGGAAAATGTATTACAGCCTGCCCTTTCGGATCGATTATGGAGAATTCACAGATTGTTGATGTGATGAAATCGCTTAAAGATGAAGAAACCGAAATTGTTGCAATTGCAGCTCCTGCAGTAATTGGACAATTTAAATCGACTACCGAATCGGTTCTTGGCGCCATAAAACAATTAGGCTTTACCGATGTTCTGGAAGTTGCAAAAGGTGCAAATACAACTACTGTAAAAGAAGCAGACGAACTATTGGAACGATTGGAAAGAAAAGACCCATTCATGACAACTTCGTGCTGTCCTGCCTATATTTCTGCCGTTGAAAAACACATTCCGGAAATAGCAAAATATGTATCGGAAACAAAAAGTCCAATGTACTATTCGGCCGAACTAGCACGCAAACAATATCCTAATGCAAAAATTGTATTTATAGGTCCATGTATTGCCAAGCGTCGCGAGGGTATGAAAGATCCTAATGTTGATTACGTAATGACTTTTGAAGAACTTTCTGCTCTTTTTACAGGCTGGAAAGTTGAAATTACAAAAGAGAATCCTATTTCACTTGATAAATCAATTTTAAATCATGGAAGAGCTTATGCTGCCAGTGGTGGAGTAGCTCAATCGGTGCTTGAGGTAAAACCTTATGTAAACATTAAACCGGTTATTGTTAATGGTTTAGACAAGAAAAAAATTAAAATGCTTAAGGCTTTTGGTAAAACAGGAAAAACCAGCGGAAACTTTATTGAAGTAATGGCTTGCGAAGGTGGCTGTATTGCCGGACCTAGTTCTAATTTCGATGCTAAAACCGGAAGTAAACTATATGAAAAAAATCTGGCTTCATTAATTGAAAGCCTCGAAGATTAA
- the trxA gene encoding thioredoxin, with amino-acid sequence MVEHLTKETFKAKVFDFDKNKDWKFEGDKPCLVDFYAEWCGPCKTVAPILEELKAEYGDDLNIYKINTEQEQELAAMFGIQSIPSLLFIPQNGQPQMAQGALSKDSFEQAFSEVLGVAKK; translated from the coding sequence ATGGTAGAACATTTAACAAAAGAGACTTTTAAAGCCAAAGTATTTGATTTTGATAAAAATAAAGATTGGAAATTTGAAGGAGATAAACCTTGTTTAGTTGATTTTTATGCAGAGTGGTGCGGACCTTGTAAAACAGTAGCTCCTATTTTAGAAGAATTAAAAGCTGAATATGGTGATGATCTTAACATTTATAAAATAAATACAGAGCAAGAACAAGAACTGGCAGCTATGTTTGGAATTCAAAGTATTCCTTCATTATTGTTTATTCCACAGAACGGTCAACCACAAATGGCTCAGGGAGCATTATCGAAAGATTCATTTGAACAGGCATTTTCTGAGGTTTTAGGAGTTGCTAAAAAGTAA
- a CDS encoding choice-of-anchor Q domain-containing protein, which produces MRKSGLYIIVLLLIIISVSCDNEDGYNLDSDFRLGFSVDTLSFDTLFTGFGSTTKQFKVYNQSSSKVKLSRIFLYNENSPYRLNVNGIRNNSYLDIDIPANDSLFIFVEVDLEIADMDEARKLEDILVFEINEKLQGVILETYAQDVILYSSDIASSQNWTGKRPYLIEKSISVAKGSTLSIDEGAKIYFRKNAALYINGNLKLNGSYEKPIYFGSSRFEDLYKNVPGQWDGIYISESSVNCDLKHFTIENGINGISYSGSGESVNSLKLEYGIIKNFTQKGLSITNVDLVAHDILLANCGEECLNIEGESDVELYHSTIFNSWYYGIRTNSALTIANNETSNSKIGNSIVWGNSSNEISILNAQALKIENCLLRLSSSETTEYSSVFSDCIFNEDPLFTDVENFNFTLTSESPCINNGQSEYGNLYPSDLLGVSRISNTPDLGAYEFFE; this is translated from the coding sequence ATGAGAAAAAGCGGATTATATATAATCGTTTTACTACTTATTATCATATCAGTATCCTGCGATAACGAGGATGGATATAATTTAGATTCTGATTTTCGACTTGGTTTTTCTGTAGATACTCTCTCTTTTGATACTTTGTTTACCGGATTTGGATCAACAACAAAACAGTTTAAAGTATATAATCAGTCATCTTCAAAAGTTAAGCTTTCCAGAATTTTTTTATACAATGAGAATTCCCCATATCGATTAAACGTAAATGGTATTCGTAATAATAGTTATTTAGATATTGATATCCCGGCAAACGACAGCCTGTTTATTTTTGTTGAAGTAGATTTAGAAATTGCAGATATGGATGAAGCCAGAAAATTAGAAGATATTCTGGTTTTCGAGATAAATGAAAAATTACAGGGAGTAATTTTAGAGACCTATGCGCAAGATGTTATTCTGTATAGTTCAGATATAGCAAGTTCGCAAAATTGGACGGGAAAAAGGCCCTATTTAATCGAGAAGAGCATTTCTGTGGCCAAAGGTAGTACTCTTAGTATCGATGAGGGAGCTAAAATCTATTTCAGAAAAAACGCAGCCTTGTATATTAATGGAAACTTAAAGCTTAATGGCAGCTACGAAAAACCGATATATTTTGGAAGTTCGCGTTTCGAAGATTTGTATAAAAATGTACCCGGACAATGGGATGGAATTTATATATCGGAAAGTAGTGTAAATTGCGACCTAAAACATTTTACCATAGAAAATGGAATAAATGGTATTTCTTATTCGGGTAGTGGCGAGTCTGTAAATTCTCTTAAATTAGAGTATGGAATAATTAAGAATTTTACACAAAAAGGGCTTTCTATAACTAATGTTGATCTTGTAGCTCACGATATATTATTGGCTAATTGTGGTGAGGAATGTTTAAATATTGAAGGCGAAAGTGATGTGGAATTGTATCATTCTACCATATTTAATTCGTGGTATTATGGTATTAGAACCAATTCGGCCCTTACTATTGCAAATAATGAAACAAGCAATTCTAAAATTGGAAATTCAATTGTCTGGGGAAACAGTAGTAACGAAATTAGTATACTAAATGCTCAAGCTTTAAAAATTGAGAACTGTTTGTTAAGGCTGTCTTCTTCCGAAACTACAGAATATTCTTCTGTTTTTTCAGATTGTATTTTTAATGAAGATCCGCTTTTTACTGATGTCGAAAATTTTAATTTCACTCTCACTTCTGAATCTCCTTGTATAAACAATGGACAATCAGAATACGGAAACTTATACCCTTCAGATTTATTGGGTGTTTCAAGAATAAGCAATACGCCCGATCTGGGAGCGTATGAATTTTTTGAGTAA